ATAAGAATTATTTACTCAATATTTTTTAGGTGGTATTTCTCAGATTCAAAACACCCTATCCTTCTCCACCACCAACGTCCCTGCAATAATATCATGCAACGCTTGCTTGTGTTGTGTCCATCCTGCCATCATGTAACCGATGTAGAGAATCATCCCTGAAATAATTTTAGAAAAATATCTTCCCGTCGCTCGACCGAATGTAATGCGATGTCCGTTCATGTCGGTGACAACAATGTTCAGCACCATCTTTCCAATCGTCGCTCCGCGCTGCGATTCCATGATTGCAAAATACAGCCACTCCGCGATCACAATCATCATCGCCACGATGACATAGACAATAATCATAGACAGGAAAAAGCCTACCGCTTCAACATCCCGCTCCGTGATAAACGCGCTGACACCAATCATAGCAATAAAGGGCAACAAAATAA
This window of the Ignavibacteriota bacterium genome carries:
- a CDS encoding RDD family protein, translated to MYQQPAVNYAGFWKRFAAILIDKLIISVASLIILLPFIAMIGVSAFITERDVEAVGFFLSMIIVYVIVAMMIVIAEWLYFAIMESQRGATIGKMVLNIVVTDMNGHRITFGRATGRYFSKIISGMILYIGYMMAGWTQHKQALHDIIAGTLVVEKDRVF